The Xanthobacter flavus genome includes a window with the following:
- a CDS encoding response regulator, translating to MAEHPHIPHILVVDDHREIRDAVGRYLEKNGLRATTAKSAAEMDEHLRSGRFDLVILDVMMPGEDGLSAARRLSAAGGPPILMLSALAEETDRVVGLEIGADDYLVKPFSPRELLARVKAILRRSERPELLAGALGGRKLVFAGWVLDTDSRQLAHETDGREVALTTAEFKLLVAFLERPRFVLSRDQLMDLTSGRSADAFDRTIDNQVSRLRRKIEANPAEPKIITTIRAGGYSLAADVREAR from the coding sequence ATGGCAGAGCACCCTCACATTCCCCACATCCTGGTCGTGGACGATCACCGCGAGATCCGCGACGCGGTCGGCCGGTACCTGGAGAAGAACGGGCTGAGGGCGACCACCGCGAAGTCGGCGGCCGAGATGGACGAGCATCTGCGGAGCGGACGCTTCGATCTCGTGATCCTCGACGTGATGATGCCGGGCGAGGACGGGCTGTCGGCGGCGCGTCGCCTGAGCGCTGCGGGCGGCCCACCGATCCTCATGCTCAGCGCGCTGGCGGAGGAGACCGACCGGGTGGTCGGCCTCGAAATCGGCGCGGACGACTATCTGGTGAAGCCCTTCAGCCCCCGCGAGCTGCTGGCCCGGGTAAAAGCCATCCTGCGCCGCAGCGAGCGGCCGGAACTGCTGGCGGGCGCCCTCGGCGGGCGCAAGCTGGTCTTTGCCGGCTGGGTCCTCGATACCGACAGCCGCCAGCTCGCGCATGAAACGGACGGACGGGAGGTCGCCCTCACCACCGCCGAATTCAAGCTGCTGGTGGCCTTTCTGGAGCGCCCCCGGTTCGTGCTCTCCCGCGACCAACTCATGGACCTCACCAGCGGCCGCAGCGCCGACGCCTTCGACCGCACCATCGACAACCAGGTCAGCCGCCTGCGCCGCAAGATCGAGGCGAACCCCGCCGAGCCGAAGATCATCACCACCATTCGGGCGGGCGGCTACAGCCTCGCCGCCGATGTGCGGGAGGCGAGATGA
- a CDS encoding efflux RND transporter periplasmic adaptor subunit produces MLKTMALTVMAVAVLAAGIFFVGSRPIAVNVASPEQNVPVRVFGLGTVEAQVLSKIGFEVGATLTALLADHGDRVSRGRVLARLDAGEQEAKVAKAVAAVEIAEVNIRRAEANLQKANAVFAQKQVANRRKQTLAGRDIVSQQVAEETLLDEAVANADALVAQSELASAKAQLADARGQLQFEQTMLRHRTLVAPYDAIVIARHKEAGSVVNPGEPIFSLVAVGTYWGLAYVDEARAGFIEEGQRVEARRRSTPQQSFAGRVARIGLESDRVTEERRIYVKGDNPPPRIFLGEQVEFWISVATLDKALLVPEAAVQGYDGREGKVWTVEQGRLKRRLVAFRHRTEDGRLEIVGGLPAGALVVTQVDPAFKEGGAARAIGAGAP; encoded by the coding sequence ATGCTCAAGACGATGGCCCTGACCGTGATGGCGGTCGCCGTGCTTGCGGCGGGAATCTTTTTCGTCGGCAGCAGACCCATTGCCGTCAACGTCGCCTCTCCCGAGCAAAACGTGCCGGTGCGGGTGTTCGGCCTGGGCACCGTCGAGGCCCAGGTGTTGTCCAAGATCGGCTTCGAGGTCGGTGCGACCCTCACCGCGCTTCTGGCCGATCATGGGGACCGCGTGTCCCGGGGGCGGGTGCTTGCGCGTCTCGATGCGGGGGAGCAGGAGGCCAAGGTCGCCAAGGCGGTGGCCGCGGTGGAGATCGCCGAAGTCAACATCCGCCGCGCCGAGGCGAACCTCCAGAAGGCCAACGCCGTCTTCGCCCAGAAGCAGGTGGCCAACCGGCGCAAGCAAACCCTGGCGGGACGAGATATCGTCTCCCAGCAAGTCGCCGAGGAGACGCTGCTCGACGAGGCTGTCGCCAATGCGGATGCGCTTGTGGCGCAAAGCGAGCTTGCAAGCGCCAAGGCCCAGCTCGCCGATGCGCGCGGCCAGCTGCAGTTTGAGCAGACCATGCTGCGCCATCGCACGCTGGTCGCGCCCTACGACGCCATCGTCATCGCGCGCCACAAGGAGGCCGGCAGCGTCGTCAATCCGGGGGAGCCCATCTTTTCCCTCGTGGCGGTCGGCACCTATTGGGGGCTGGCCTATGTGGACGAGGCGCGTGCCGGCTTCATCGAGGAGGGCCAGCGCGTGGAGGCCCGCAGGCGCTCAACCCCGCAGCAGAGCTTCGCCGGGCGCGTGGCGCGCATCGGCCTTGAAAGCGACCGTGTCACGGAGGAGCGACGCATCTATGTGAAGGGAGACAATCCTCCGCCCCGCATCTTCCTTGGCGAGCAAGTCGAGTTCTGGATCTCCGTCGCCACCCTCGACAAGGCCCTGCTCGTTCCGGAAGCCGCCGTGCAAGGCTATGACGGGCGGGAAGGCAAGGTCTGGACCGTGGAGCAGGGACGCCTCAAGCGCCGTCTCGTCGCCTTTCGCCATCGCACCGAGGATGGGCGGCTCGAAATCGTCGGCGGCCTTCCCGCGGGAGCGCTTGTGGTCACCCAGGTCGATCCGGCCTTCAAGGAGGGCGGCGCCGCGCGCGCCATCGGGGCCGGCGCCCCATGA
- a CDS encoding cytochrome b, translating into MTVPVAAGYSRTQIALHWAVAALVAAQYLINDAIAEAWSAYVQGTAYGFDPLVLAHVAGGALILVLVLWRIALRATRGVPPLPEREPPALHLLAQVTHLAFYGVLIALSVSGALAWFADVRPAAGAHTVLKVVLLALIALHVLAVLFHQSVLKSGVLLRMVRPGA; encoded by the coding sequence ATGACCGTCCCCGTCGCCGCCGGCTATTCCCGCACACAGATCGCCCTGCATTGGGCGGTCGCGGCCCTTGTGGCCGCCCAATATCTTATCAACGATGCCATCGCCGAGGCCTGGAGCGCTTATGTGCAGGGCACGGCCTATGGGTTCGACCCGCTGGTGCTCGCCCATGTGGCGGGAGGCGCCCTCATCCTCGTGCTGGTCCTGTGGCGCATCGCCCTGCGCGCGACGCGCGGCGTCCCGCCGCTGCCCGAGCGGGAACCCCCGGCGTTGCATCTGCTGGCCCAGGTGACACACCTTGCTTTCTATGGCGTGCTGATCGCCCTGTCGGTGTCCGGCGCGCTCGCCTGGTTTGCCGATGTCCGGCCCGCGGCCGGCGCCCACACTGTGCTGAAGGTGGTTCTGCTGGCGCTGATCGCCCTTCACGTTCTCGCGGTCCTCTTTCACCAGAGCGTGCTGAAGAGCGGCGTCTTGCTGCGAATGGTGCGTCCCGGCGCCTGA
- a CDS encoding ABC transporter ATP-binding protein: MPLAGDPLVRLDHISKHFGTGTTRVDALRDVSLTVYPRQVVALLGPSGSGKTTLLNVIGCILGASSGSMALDGERVIEDGRWLRSDLRRLRLDKIGFIFQFHNLIPFLDATENVALVLRLAGKDAETARARAIELLDYLEVGNRRSAMPAKLSGGEAQRVAIARALANRPRIILADEPTAALDSKRAGIVMDLLRKVAIDQNAAIIAVTHDEKIFDRFDRIFALRDGRLEADETSPA, from the coding sequence ATGCCATTGGCCGGTGATCCCCTGGTTCGCCTCGATCACATCTCCAAGCATTTCGGCACGGGAACAACGCGTGTCGATGCCCTGCGCGACGTCTCGCTGACGGTCTACCCGCGCCAGGTCGTGGCTCTGCTGGGTCCGTCAGGCTCCGGCAAGACGACGCTGCTGAACGTGATCGGCTGCATCCTCGGCGCCTCGTCCGGGTCGATGGCGCTCGATGGCGAGCGCGTGATCGAGGATGGGCGCTGGCTGAGGTCCGATCTCAGGCGTCTGCGGCTGGACAAGATCGGCTTCATTTTCCAGTTCCACAACCTGATTCCGTTTCTCGACGCAACCGAGAATGTGGCCCTCGTCCTGCGCCTGGCCGGCAAGGATGCCGAGACCGCCCGGGCACGCGCGATCGAGCTCCTCGACTATCTGGAGGTCGGCAATCGACGCTCGGCGATGCCGGCCAAGCTCTCGGGCGGGGAGGCGCAGCGTGTCGCGATCGCCCGCGCGCTGGCCAATCGCCCACGCATCATCCTGGCTGACGAGCCGACCGCGGCCCTCGACTCCAAGCGCGCCGGGATCGTCATGGACCTCTTGCGCAAGGTCGCCATCGATCAGAATGCCGCGATCATCGCCGTCACCCACGATGAGAAGATCTTTGATCGCTTCGACCGCATCTTCGCCCTGCGCGATGGCCGGCTGGAAGCCGATGAGACTTCGCCCGCCTGA
- a CDS encoding sensor histidine kinase, producing the protein MRPLLPKSFLPKSLLPRSLLAQVALLSVAAMVLGQIASFWLFTAERGAIIRADQRAMAVEHAVRLARLVDGAPVPVRGELVEAATSRALRFVLSPDPAVPEGRSDIAVDWPGARAQEAWDTSHHGHGPPAPMRWLRDYGIAPAEPRLSLPLADGLWLNAAARLERPGMHLPPQALASTLLTLLLLLGALWLGLKRITGPLRKLAQAADAFGLGAEPPPLPRGGPREVRALAEALARMHERLYKMIGERTRMLAALGHDLRSPITALRLRAEMVEDDEIRERMALILNEMQEMTEATLAFARGVSVAEPLEPVDLNGLLADLAAELSASGPPVTLVVSAPHVLPLRRMALRRALRNLLENAQRYGAGATVGISPAGTETFVTIDDAGPGIPEADLERVFDPFERLETSRSRETGGAGLGLPIARAILRAHGGEVSLSNRPDGGLRATVRLPAANQAAKARANASREP; encoded by the coding sequence ATGAGGCCGCTTCTCCCCAAGAGCTTTCTGCCCAAGAGCCTTTTGCCCAGGAGCCTTCTGGCCCAGGTGGCCCTGCTTTCGGTGGCGGCCATGGTCCTCGGCCAGATCGCCAGCTTCTGGCTGTTCACGGCGGAGCGGGGCGCGATCATCCGGGCGGATCAGCGCGCCATGGCCGTCGAGCACGCAGTGCGGCTCGCAAGGCTGGTCGATGGGGCGCCCGTGCCCGTGCGCGGCGAACTGGTGGAGGCTGCCACCTCCCGCGCCCTGCGCTTCGTGCTCTCCCCCGATCCTGCGGTGCCCGAGGGCCGTTCGGATATTGCGGTGGACTGGCCCGGCGCCCGCGCGCAGGAGGCCTGGGACACCTCCCATCACGGCCATGGGCCACCCGCCCCCATGCGATGGCTGAGGGACTACGGCATCGCCCCGGCCGAGCCGCGCCTTTCGCTGCCGCTCGCGGATGGCCTCTGGCTCAACGCCGCCGCCCGGCTGGAGCGGCCCGGCATGCACCTGCCGCCCCAGGCGCTTGCCTCGACCCTGCTGACGCTGCTGCTGCTTCTCGGCGCGCTCTGGCTGGGGCTCAAGCGGATCACCGGCCCCCTGCGCAAGCTGGCTCAGGCCGCCGATGCGTTCGGGCTCGGCGCCGAGCCGCCTCCTTTGCCCCGTGGGGGACCGCGCGAGGTGCGCGCGCTCGCCGAGGCTTTGGCCCGGATGCATGAGCGGCTCTACAAGATGATCGGCGAGCGCACACGCATGCTGGCGGCGCTCGGCCACGATCTGCGCTCGCCCATCACCGCCTTGCGGCTGCGGGCGGAGATGGTGGAGGACGACGAGATCCGCGAGCGCATGGCCCTCATCCTCAACGAGATGCAGGAGATGACCGAGGCCACCTTGGCCTTCGCGCGCGGCGTATCGGTGGCCGAACCCCTGGAGCCGGTGGACCTGAACGGCCTCCTGGCCGATCTTGCGGCGGAGCTTTCCGCCTCGGGCCCGCCCGTCACCCTCGTTGTGTCGGCGCCGCACGTCCTCCCGCTCCGCCGGATGGCCCTGCGCCGCGCCCTGCGCAACCTGCTGGAGAACGCCCAGCGCTATGGCGCGGGCGCGACGGTCGGGATCAGCCCTGCCGGGACAGAGACCTTCGTCACCATCGACGATGCCGGACCGGGCATTCCGGAAGCGGATCTGGAGCGGGTGTTCGACCCCTTCGAGCGGCTGGAAACCTCCCGCTCGCGCGAGACCGGCGGCGCAGGTCTCGGCCTTCCCATCGCCCGTGCCATCCTGCGCGCCCATGGGGGCGAGGTGAGCCTGTCCAACCGGCCGGACGGCGGGCTGCGGGCAACGGTCCGCCTGCCGGCGGCGAACCAAGCGGCCAAGGCTCGGGCGAACGCGTCGCGTGAGCCGTAG
- a CDS encoding nitrate/nitrite transporter, with amino-acid sequence MQPIRDVSAADQRTSLAMSTIAFTVCFAVWTIFSIIGIRIRQDLGLSDTQFGLLVGTPILTGSLIRVALGIWTDRYGGRVVFSLTMLAAALATFLLTYATTYPQFLLAALGVGIAGGSFAVGVAYVSRWYPPQKQGTALGIFGAGNVGAAVTKFLAPFVLVAYGWQMVAQVWAAALVVMAIVFFLTTKDDPVLVERRRLGVRPKSAWLELEPLKNIQVWRFALYYFFVFGVFVALALWLPQYLVKVYGLSITSAGMIAAAFSVPASIFRAYGGHLSDVYGARRVMYWTFLVSVVATFILSYPPTDYVVQGIHGPIAFHMEMGVVGFTVAVFVLGFFMALGKAAVYKHIPVYYPNNVGAVGGLVGMIGGLGGFILPLMFGVLNDLTGLWTSCFMLLFVLAAGSLAWMHLAIRQMEKEATGETLDKLPELPEMQGMQPAAAAVPAAVRGAILTDWRPEDPTFWQKTGRAIARRNLWLSIPALLLSFAVWQVWSVVVAKLPLVGFRFTTDQLFWLAALPGLTGATLRIFYSFMVPIFGGRLWTTLTTWSLIIPALGIGYAVQNPDTPYVVLLILALLCGFGGGNFASSMANISFFFPKAEKGNALALNAGLGNLGVSVVQFVVPLVITMGIFGGLGGDPAMVKAAGGTAPMWLQNAGFIFVPFIILSALGAWFGMNDIASAKASFREQAVIFQRKHNWIMCWLYTGTFGSFIGYSAGFPLLTNILFPEVNALKFAFLGPLVGALARSGTGWLADRYGGGRVTIYVFVLMMAGVSGVLWSIGMRSEPWAFWAFFGSFLVLFLATGVGNASTFQMIPAIMGKEMDRLMPGADAETRRRQAEKEAAAITGFTSAIAAFGAFFIPKGYGSSIALTGSPEAALWAFLIFYVSCLVLTWAVYTRKGGLLHDVERGIAPRPTHRPATAA; translated from the coding sequence ATGCAACCCATTCGAGACGTGAGCGCCGCGGACCAGCGGACCTCCCTCGCCATGAGCACCATCGCCTTCACCGTATGCTTTGCGGTGTGGACGATCTTTTCCATCATCGGCATCCGCATCCGCCAGGACCTGGGGCTTTCGGACACCCAGTTCGGCCTTCTGGTGGGAACGCCCATCCTCACCGGCTCGCTCATCCGCGTGGCGCTGGGCATCTGGACCGACCGCTACGGCGGGCGCGTGGTCTTCAGCCTGACCATGCTTGCAGCAGCCCTCGCCACCTTCCTCCTGACCTACGCCACCACCTATCCGCAATTCCTCCTCGCCGCCCTCGGCGTGGGCATTGCCGGCGGTTCGTTCGCGGTGGGCGTCGCCTATGTCTCGCGCTGGTACCCGCCGCAGAAGCAGGGCACGGCCCTGGGCATCTTCGGCGCCGGCAACGTGGGCGCTGCCGTCACCAAGTTCCTCGCTCCCTTCGTCCTCGTCGCCTATGGCTGGCAGATGGTGGCTCAGGTGTGGGCGGCGGCGCTGGTGGTGATGGCCATCGTGTTCTTCCTCACCACCAAGGATGATCCCGTGCTGGTGGAGCGTCGCCGCCTCGGCGTTCGGCCGAAGAGCGCGTGGCTGGAGCTTGAGCCGCTCAAGAATATCCAGGTCTGGCGCTTTGCCCTTTATTATTTCTTCGTGTTCGGCGTCTTCGTCGCGCTGGCCCTGTGGCTGCCCCAGTATCTGGTGAAGGTCTACGGCCTCAGCATCACGAGCGCTGGCATGATCGCCGCCGCCTTCTCGGTACCGGCCAGCATCTTTCGCGCCTATGGCGGGCATCTCTCGGACGTCTACGGCGCCCGGCGGGTGATGTACTGGACCTTCCTGGTCTCGGTGGTGGCCACCTTCATCCTGTCCTATCCGCCCACCGATTATGTGGTGCAGGGCATCCATGGCCCCATCGCCTTCCACATGGAAATGGGCGTGGTGGGGTTCACCGTCGCAGTGTTCGTGCTCGGCTTCTTCATGGCCCTGGGCAAGGCGGCCGTCTACAAGCATATTCCGGTCTACTACCCCAACAACGTGGGCGCGGTGGGTGGCCTCGTGGGCATGATCGGCGGGCTCGGCGGCTTCATCCTGCCGCTCATGTTCGGCGTGCTCAACGATTTGACCGGCCTGTGGACCAGCTGCTTCATGCTGCTGTTCGTGCTCGCCGCCGGTTCGCTGGCATGGATGCACCTTGCCATCCGCCAGATGGAGAAGGAGGCCACCGGCGAGACGCTGGATAAGCTGCCCGAGCTGCCGGAAATGCAGGGCATGCAGCCTGCGGCCGCCGCGGTCCCCGCCGCCGTGCGCGGCGCCATCCTCACCGACTGGCGGCCGGAAGACCCCACCTTCTGGCAGAAGACCGGCCGGGCGATCGCGCGGCGCAACCTGTGGCTCTCCATCCCGGCGCTGCTGTTGTCCTTCGCGGTGTGGCAGGTGTGGTCGGTGGTGGTGGCCAAGCTGCCGCTGGTGGGCTTCCGCTTCACCACTGACCAATTGTTCTGGCTCGCCGCTTTGCCGGGGCTGACCGGAGCGACGCTGCGCATCTTCTATTCCTTCATGGTACCCATCTTCGGCGGGCGCCTGTGGACGACGCTCACCACCTGGTCGCTGATCATCCCGGCGCTGGGCATCGGCTATGCGGTGCAGAATCCGGATACGCCCTATGTGGTGCTGCTGATCCTGGCGCTGTTGTGCGGCTTCGGCGGCGGCAACTTCGCCTCCTCCATGGCCAACATCTCCTTCTTCTTCCCGAAGGCGGAGAAGGGCAATGCGCTGGCGCTCAATGCCGGCCTCGGCAATCTCGGGGTCAGCGTGGTGCAGTTCGTGGTGCCCCTCGTCATCACCATGGGCATCTTCGGCGGCCTCGGCGGCGATCCGGCCATGGTGAAGGCGGCAGGCGGCACGGCCCCCATGTGGCTGCAGAATGCCGGCTTCATCTTCGTGCCGTTCATCATCCTGTCCGCCCTCGGGGCGTGGTTCGGCATGAACGACATCGCCTCCGCCAAGGCCTCGTTCCGCGAGCAGGCGGTGATCTTCCAGCGCAAGCACAACTGGATTATGTGCTGGCTCTACACCGGCACGTTCGGCTCTTTCATCGGCTATTCGGCGGGCTTTCCGCTGCTCACCAACATCCTTTTCCCGGAGGTGAACGCCCTCAAGTTTGCCTTCCTCGGGCCCCTGGTCGGTGCGCTGGCGCGCTCCGGCACGGGCTGGCTTGCGGACCGCTACGGCGGCGGGCGCGTCACCATCTATGTGTTCGTGCTGATGATGGCGGGCGTCTCCGGCGTGCTGTGGTCCATCGGCATGCGCTCCGAGCCCTGGGCGTTCTGGGCCTTCTTCGGCTCCTTCCTGGTGCTGTTCCTCGCCACCGGGGTGGGCAACGCTTCCACCTTCCAGATGATCCCGGCCATCATGGGGAAGGAAATGGACCGGCTGATGCCGGGAGCCGACGCCGAGACGCGGCGCCGGCAGGCGGAGAAGGAGGCGGCGGCCATCACCGGCTTCACCTCCGCCATTGCCGCCTTCGGGGCCTTCTTCATCCCCAAGGGCTACGGCTCCTCCATCGCCCTTACCGGCTCGCCCGAGGCGGCGCTGTGGGCCTTCCTCATCTTCTACGTGAGCTGCCTCGTGCTCACATGGGCCGTCTACACCCGCAAGGGCGGTCTGCTCCATGACGTCGAGCGCGGGATCGCCCCGCGCCCCACCCACCGTCCGGCCACGGCCGCGTAA
- a CDS encoding ABC transporter permease has product MNLAYRDICHNLGRFLLTCLGLALLLGVVMAMIGIYRGIVVDALTISRAPAVDLWVVEANSRGPFAEASRIPGDVREAVARIAGVTAAGGITYQTVEAEHQGRKLRLYVIGYEPTRPGGPPEIVEGRAIVRSHFEMVADQASGLVLGDRIELGRNTFAVVGLTRHQVNSGGDPAVYITLGDAQKLQFDLGPPAARVQIARGTAGAGRDTVNAVIARVQPNASVDAVAETVRRWKHFSAITQAEQEDILSRSLVDRARRQIGLFTTILLFVSAVIIALIIYTMTMEKLKQIATLKLIGAPDRTIVLMIVQQALALGLIGFALGTAMILAIKDHFPRRVVLEADNVAGLGLIVLAVCIASSGLGVRAALRVDPATALGG; this is encoded by the coding sequence ATGAACCTCGCCTACCGCGACATTTGCCACAACCTCGGACGCTTCTTGCTCACCTGCCTGGGGCTCGCCCTTCTGCTTGGGGTGGTGATGGCGATGATCGGAATTTATCGCGGCATCGTCGTTGACGCCCTGACCATATCCCGTGCGCCGGCGGTCGATCTCTGGGTCGTGGAAGCCAACTCGCGCGGTCCGTTCGCCGAGGCGTCCCGCATTCCAGGCGACGTTCGCGAAGCGGTGGCGCGCATTGCCGGCGTGACCGCGGCAGGCGGCATCACCTACCAGACCGTCGAGGCGGAGCATCAAGGCCGCAAGCTCCGCCTCTATGTCATCGGCTACGAGCCCACCCGGCCAGGGGGCCCGCCGGAGATCGTGGAAGGACGCGCCATCGTGCGCAGCCATTTCGAGATGGTCGCAGACCAGGCGAGCGGACTTGTTCTCGGCGACCGGATCGAGCTCGGGCGCAACACGTTCGCGGTCGTCGGCCTGACCCGGCACCAGGTCAATTCCGGCGGCGACCCGGCTGTCTACATCACCTTGGGGGATGCGCAGAAGCTGCAGTTCGATCTTGGTCCGCCCGCGGCCCGCGTCCAGATCGCGCGTGGAACCGCCGGGGCCGGTCGCGACACGGTGAATGCCGTCATCGCGCGCGTTCAGCCCAATGCGTCAGTGGATGCCGTGGCGGAGACGGTTCGTCGATGGAAGCACTTTTCGGCCATCACACAGGCGGAACAGGAGGACATTCTGTCCCGCTCGCTTGTCGATCGCGCCCGACGCCAGATCGGGCTGTTCACGACAATCCTGCTCTTTGTGTCTGCGGTTATCATCGCCCTCATCATCTATACGATGACCATGGAAAAGCTGAAGCAGATCGCGACGCTCAAGCTGATCGGCGCCCCCGACCGCACGATCGTCCTGATGATCGTGCAGCAGGCGCTGGCGCTCGGCCTGATCGGGTTCGCGCTCGGGACGGCCATGATCCTCGCCATCAAGGATCATTTCCCGCGTCGGGTGGTCCTCGAGGCGGACAATGTGGCCGGGCTCGGCCTGATCGTGCTTGCGGTCTGCATCGCGTCGAGCGGCCTGGGTGTTCGCGCGGCCTTGCGGGTTGATCCCGCCACAGCGCTCGGAGGCTAG
- a CDS encoding helix-turn-helix domain-containing protein, with protein sequence MKPEDADAVRHLPLFREAKKETFARMMRTGLLQRFPPGVTIINEADRADFLHVVVDGLVEMFAADGERETTIGLVRPMGTFILAAVLNDQAYLQSARTLGKSQLLMIPAEHVRSALGADAGFRSAVVTELARGYRCTIKELKNQKLRTGAERLANWLIQNMADHRSEGVIELDFEKRKLSSLLGMTPENLSRAFATLKDLGVSSAGSSIHVGDVEALRRFARPNPLIDEPE encoded by the coding sequence ATGAAGCCCGAGGATGCCGATGCCGTCAGGCACCTCCCCTTGTTTCGGGAGGCGAAGAAGGAGACGTTCGCCAGAATGATGCGGACCGGCCTTCTTCAACGCTTTCCGCCAGGTGTCACCATCATCAACGAAGCCGACCGGGCCGACTTCCTGCACGTGGTGGTGGACGGATTGGTGGAGATGTTCGCGGCCGATGGCGAACGGGAGACAACGATCGGTCTGGTTCGCCCGATGGGAACCTTCATTCTGGCGGCGGTCCTCAACGATCAGGCCTACCTCCAATCAGCCCGAACGCTGGGCAAATCCCAGTTGCTCATGATTCCGGCCGAGCATGTGCGCTCCGCCTTGGGGGCCGATGCCGGCTTCAGGAGCGCCGTGGTGACCGAGCTGGCGCGTGGCTATCGCTGCACCATAAAGGAATTGAAGAATCAAAAGCTGCGCACCGGCGCAGAGCGCCTTGCCAATTGGCTGATCCAGAACATGGCAGATCATCGTTCAGAAGGCGTCATTGAGCTGGATTTCGAAAAGAGAAAGCTGTCTTCTCTGCTCGGAATGACGCCAGAAAATCTTTCCCGCGCGTTCGCAACGCTAAAGGATTTGGGTGTATCTAGCGCCGGCTCCTCGATCCATGTTGGGGATGTGGAAGCCTTGCGTCGGTTCGCTCGACCAAATCCGCTCATCGACGAACCTGAATGA
- a CDS encoding EF-hand domain-containing protein, whose product MKRKTLAILGAVAAIAVVGAVSIPAIAGGPGGCWGGGPGFGMMGGHGGPGWQGTGGPMNGPMGGRMGGGMHGPMGRFAAAQLFMTFDADGNGTVTVAEAEAGIEKLRASHDGDGNGTLSREEFGKLFAEVTKTMADRPFAMLDANGDGQLSAEEMRFPAQMMARMQAWHGQQAAPGTKPGN is encoded by the coding sequence ATGAAACGCAAGACGCTCGCGATCCTGGGGGCCGTCGCCGCCATTGCCGTGGTGGGGGCGGTCTCGATCCCCGCCATTGCCGGCGGCCCGGGCGGCTGCTGGGGCGGCGGTCCCGGCTTTGGCATGATGGGCGGCCATGGCGGCCCGGGCTGGCAGGGCACGGGTGGCCCCATGAACGGCCCAATGGGTGGGCGCATGGGCGGCGGCATGCATGGGCCCATGGGCCGCTTCGCCGCCGCGCAGCTCTTCATGACCTTCGACGCCGATGGGAACGGCACCGTGACCGTCGCCGAGGCGGAAGCCGGCATCGAGAAGCTGCGGGCGAGCCATGATGGCGACGGCAACGGCACCTTGTCCCGCGAGGAGTTCGGCAAGCTCTTCGCCGAGGTGACGAAGACCATGGCCGACCGCCCCTTCGCCATGCTCGACGCCAATGGCGACGGCCAGCTGAGCGCCGAGGAGATGCGCTTCCCCGCCCAGATGATGGCGCGGATGCAGGCGTGGCACGGCCAGCAGGCGGCGCCCGGCACCAAGCCGGGGAACTGA